From Bradyrhizobium sp. AZCC 1610:
CTTCTCGCGGCGGTAATTGGCCGCTGCCGCTGTGGCGATATAAAGAAGCGCCTCGGTGCGGTCGCGCGCCACCACCGCGCGGCGGCGTTCGATCAGAGGTGCGAGGCGGAGCGCTTCCTGCTCGAACAGCCGGCCATTGGCCGGGTTGTTGTCAGAGAATTTCTTCGTCACCACCGATTTGCGGGGCGTGCGATCGGCGTCGGTGAGGAATACGCCGAGATACTCATCGACCTGGGCGGCGCCGGTGAACACCAGCGCACCGCGCAGCCGCGCCGCCTGGTCCTGATCGGTCTTGCTTCCGGTATCCAGAACCAGGGCGATGTCCTGCCATTGCGATCGCGGCAGGTTGGGTCCGTCGACGATGTCACGCTCGACATCCTCGATCCGATCGTCGGGGTTTACGCCGAGTGCCGCGGAGATCTGCGCAGCGGCGGCCTGCGCGCTGCCGGCGACGTCCGTCCAGGCCATGAAATGATCGCGGCTGAGGCAGGCCTCGCGCACGACGTCCTTGAAGGTGACGTCGGCGGCACTCGCCATCGCCGTCATCAGCGCGCGCCCGGTGGCGCTTTCGGGGTTGCGCGACGCCTCGAGGAAAACCCCGAGATTGGCGCGCTCCATCATCTCGTTCTGGTCGCGGTCGTCGAGCACGGCAAACCGCGCCGGCACATTGGCCTCGAACGGGAATTGCTGCAGCAGCCGCGTGCACAGCGCGTGGATGGTCTGCACCTTCAGCCCGCCCGGTGTTTCCAGCGCGCAGGCGAACAGTTTGCGTGCCGATTTGCGCAGCCGTGCGTTGGGATGCGGAATGCCGGCCTCGCGGATCGCCGAATCCAGGGCATCGTCGTCGAGCGTCACCCAATGGCCGAGGGTGGTGAACACCCGCTCCGCCATGTTGGCGGCGGCTGCCTTGGTGAAGGTGATGCAGAGGATCTTTTCCGGCGCCACGCCGTCGAGCAGCAGCCGGATCACCCGCTGCACCAGCACATGGGTCTTGCCCGAGCCTGCGTTCGCCGAGACAAAGGCGGAAGCCGCCGGATCGGACGCGCGCGCCTGCGTCGCGCGAACGGCATCGGGAATGATGCGGGCAGCCTTCACCATTCCTCGATCCCCAGGCCGCCGGCCGCCGACCATTCCTTGATGCGCGCGAGATCGTCATAGGCGCCGTAGCGGTTCGACCACATCGACAGGTTCAGCGAAGTGTAGGCCGTCTCCTCGTTCTCGAATTTGCGGATCAGCGCTTCAAGCTGCTCGCGGGCGTAATCGGCCGCCTCGTCCGGCGGTTGCGGTGTATCGTTGTTCCTGATCTTCAGCTCCAGCGACCGCTGCTCGCCGGGCGGATTGTTGCCGCTGAGCCTGACATAGACGAGTTCGCCGACGGATGAACCGGCGTGGATATTCTCAAAGCCGCCCTCGCGCAGGATCGCGGCCTCCAGCGTCAGTTGCGGCGACAGGCCCATGCGTACCTGCTTGCCGGTCGGCGGCTGGCCGGTCTTGTAATCGAGGATCGCAAAGCTGCCGTCATGGCGCTGCTCGATCCGGTCGGCGCGCGCCGACAGCGTAAAGATGCGTTCGTTGCCGAGTGGAATCTTGATCTCGCCCCTGATCTCGGCGGCAATCTTCTCGATCTCGTCGCGCCGTGCCAGCTCCCAATCGGCAAACCAGGCGGCGATGCGCTGAAACCTCGGCCACCACAGCGCCCTTGCCTCGGGACGCTCCATCAGCGGCGCGAAATATTTTTCACCGATGCCGCGCAGCACCAGCGCTGGCTGTGGGGGAAGGGCGTCGGCGAATTTCTGCGTGAATTCGCCGAGCGCGTCATGGATCGCCGAGCCGCGGTCGGCCGCCGACAGCGGCATGTCGACGGGATCGAGCGGATCGAGCCGCAGAATATATTTCGCGTAGATCGTATAGGGATCGCGCAGCCAGTCCTCGATCGCCGTGACCGACAGTTTGAGCGGCCGCGTCGCGACCGGCGGCCTCGGCGTGGGCTGCTCGATCGGCTCGACCGCGTCGGGCTGGTCCAGTTCGGCGGCGAAGCGGACGTAATTTTCACCAGTACTTTTGGCCGCGTCCCAGCGCGCTTGGCCGGCGACCGCCTCCAAGCGGTGCAGAAAGCGCGAGGCGACAGCGGGCGCGCCGCCGGCCTTGGCCGAATGGGTTAGGATCACGTCGTCCGTTCCCAATAGTTGCGCGAAATCGTGCGCGGAAAGACCGATGCGCCGCTCCGGTAGATCGAGGCCGAGTTCATGACGCATCGGCCGGCTCAGCCAGGGATCGACCCGCGGCACCGGCGGCCATACGCCTTCGACCAGCCCGCCAAGAATGACGCGATCGGATTCGGTCAACCGCGCTTCGAGTTGGCCGTAGATGTGTAAGTGAGCAGTTGCCGATTCCGGCCGCCGCACCATGCGGTCGGCATAGGCGGTCTGGAACACATCGGGGTAATCGCCGAGCTGGACCATCAGGCCGCTCGGCTTTTGCTCGGCGAGCAGTTCGTCGAACGCCGCTGACAATGCAGCGCCTTGCGCTTCCTCGAAAACGACGGCAACGCCGTTTTGATCCGACGACAGCGCGATCAGCGTTTCGCGATGGCGCTGCGCCAGTTCGGCGAAATCGAACGGTTTTGACGAGCCCATCACTTCAAGTGGCGACAGCGCCTTCTGCAACGCCCCGATCAGCGATTGGGCCTGGTCGAGCTCGTTATCCCTTAATTTCGCGCGCGGCTCGGAGGCGTGCAGCGAGGATGTCTCATGGCTCCGGAGCTTCCTGAGTTCGACGCGGAAACGATCGAAGTCGCGCGCTAATCCGGCTGTTCCTGCTTGCGGCCGGGTGCCGCGCAATAGCGCCAGTTCGAGGATCTCGATGGCGTGCCTGAACGCGCCGGATGCGCCGCCGAGCCGAAACAGCGGATGCTTCAGCAGCGCGAGCAAGGTCGGTGGCTCCAACCCCTTGCTGGCTGCTTCCGCGGCGAGGCGGGCGAAAATGCCGCCTGGCGTATCCATCAGCGCGTCGCCGCCGGAATCGTCGAATTCGAGATTCCAGCGTGTCAGCGCCGCCATCACCCGCCGCGCCAGCGCGCGATCCGGCGTTACCAGCGCCGCCGATTTGTTCAGGTGCCGCGCTTCGCGCATCGCCACCGCGATCGCCAGCGCCTCCATCTCCGAGTTAGGCGCCTCGACAACGGCAAGCTTCGTCATGCCGCCTGCAATCCTTAGCGAGACTTCCGGCTGGACCAGACGGTCGTGCCATTGTTCGGTCGCGCTCGACGGCCGCATCGTCTCGGACACCAGCACGTCGCGTCCCTGCGGTGCAGGCGTCCCCAGAATTTCGACATCGCCGCGTTTGATGCCGAAGCGATTCAGCAGCCCGTGCATTGCGAATTGCGGATGGTTCGAGGAGGGCTGCGTGGTGAATTTGCCCTGCGCGTCCCTGACGCCGCCGATGGTCTGCCAGGCTTCCTCGTCGAGGTCGGTGTCGAGCCCCGGCAGCACCACCGCGCCCAGCTTCAGGCCGGCCACGGCATGGAGGAATTTCGCAGTCGCCGGCATCGAACCGGTCGAACCGGTTGCTACCACCGGTCCCTCATGATGCGCGGTCAGGCGCGCGGCTTCCGCGTCGATCAGGCGGTCGCGCCGTTCGGCGGGTTCGATCCTGCCGATTTCCTTCAGATGCTCCGGCCAGGCTTTTCGCGCGATGCGCAGGAAATCCAGCGAGTGCTGCCAATATTTGTCGA
This genomic window contains:
- the addB gene encoding double-strand break repair protein AddB, with product MHVFSVPVSVPFLRTVIAALVDGRLVEGFEARRDPLNLATATLYLPTRRAGRLAREIFLDELKTDAAILPRIVALGDIDEDELAFSEGSEQFSGVAPLDIPPRLGELERRLTLAHLVAAWAKSPVSAPLVVGGPASTLALAGDLARLMDDMVTRGVAWEALDKLVPDQFDKYWQHSLDFLRIARKAWPEHLKEIGRIEPAERRDRLIDAEAARLTAHHEGPVVATGSTGSMPATAKFLHAVAGLKLGAVVLPGLDTDLDEEAWQTIGGVRDAQGKFTTQPSSNHPQFAMHGLLNRFGIKRGDVEILGTPAPQGRDVLVSETMRPSSATEQWHDRLVQPEVSLRIAGGMTKLAVVEAPNSEMEALAIAVAMREARHLNKSAALVTPDRALARRVMAALTRWNLEFDDSGGDALMDTPGGIFARLAAEAASKGLEPPTLLALLKHPLFRLGGASGAFRHAIEILELALLRGTRPQAGTAGLARDFDRFRVELRKLRSHETSSLHASEPRAKLRDNELDQAQSLIGALQKALSPLEVMGSSKPFDFAELAQRHRETLIALSSDQNGVAVVFEEAQGAALSAAFDELLAEQKPSGLMVQLGDYPDVFQTAYADRMVRRPESATAHLHIYGQLEARLTESDRVILGGLVEGVWPPVPRVDPWLSRPMRHELGLDLPERRIGLSAHDFAQLLGTDDVILTHSAKAGGAPAVASRFLHRLEAVAGQARWDAAKSTGENYVRFAAELDQPDAVEPIEQPTPRPPVATRPLKLSVTAIEDWLRDPYTIYAKYILRLDPLDPVDMPLSAADRGSAIHDALGEFTQKFADALPPQPALVLRGIGEKYFAPLMERPEARALWWPRFQRIAAWFADWELARRDEIEKIAAEIRGEIKIPLGNERIFTLSARADRIEQRHDGSFAILDYKTGQPPTGKQVRMGLSPQLTLEAAILREGGFENIHAGSSVGELVYVRLSGNNPPGEQRSLELKIRNNDTPQPPDEAADYAREQLEALIRKFENEETAYTSLNLSMWSNRYGAYDDLARIKEWSAAGGLGIEEW